In Mycobacterium sp. Aquia_213, the sequence GGTGTACGACGTCATCGTCGACGAGGAACTGGTGCGCGCCGGCGCCCCGCCGCGCCCGAGCGTCGGCTACCTGGTCTACGGCATCGGCGCGCACGGCGGCGACGAACTCCGGAAGCGCTTCCTGCCCGGCATCATCAACGGCACCGAGCGCTGGTGCCAGGGTTTCAGTGAACCCGGAGCAGGGTCGGATCTGGCGTCGCTGACCACCAGCGCCACCCGCGACGGCGACAACTACGTCGTGCACGGGCACAAGATCTGGACCAGCTATTCCGACGTGGCCGACTGGTGTCTACTGCTGGCCCGCACCGATCCCGAGGCGAAGCGGCACCGGGGTCTGTCGGCGTTTGTGATCGCGATGAAACAGCCTGGTGTGCAACAACGTCCGCTGCAGATGATGAACGGCGTCACCAACGAATTCGGTCAGGTGTTCTTCGACGGCGCCACGGTGCCGGCCGACCGGATGGTCGGTGCTCCCGGTGACGGGTGGGCGGTCGCGATGACCGTCGTCGGACACGAACGCGAACCCTCCACCCTCGGTTACGCAGCTCGATACGGCAAGCTCGTCCGACAACTGTTGGCGCGCAACGAGGGTGAGGTGTCCGAGGAACTGGCCTGGGCGGCGGTACAGTCGGACATGTTGACCCATCACGTGCGGCGGCGGCTATCCGAACAGTTGGATGGGGTATCGCACGGGTCGGAAGGCTCGTTGGACAAACTGCTGATGACCTGGGTCGAGCAATCCGTGGGGCACGCCGCACTGGCGGTCGCCGGGACCCGCGATCCAGATCTACTCAGTGCCTACCTGTACAGCCGCGCGCAAAGCGTCATGGGCGGTACATCACAGATACAGAAAAACATCATCGCTTCACGAATCTTGGGATTGGGAGTCTGACGTGTACGACATGCCTGCTGAAATCGATGTCCGCGCCGACGGTGCACTGCGGATCATCACGCTGAACCGCCCGGATTCGCTGAACTCGGTCAACGACGACCTGCACTCCGGGCTCGCGCGGATATGGCAGCGGTTGACCGATGACCCCACCGCCCGCGCCGCGGTGATCACCGGTGCCGGCCGGGCATTCTCCGCCGGCGGTGATTTCGGATATCTTGAGGAGCTCTCGAACGATGCCGACCTGCGGGCCAAGACCATCCGCGACGGGCGCGAGATCGTACTGGGCATGGCGCGGTGCCGAATTCCCTTGGTGGCGGCGGTAAATGGGCCCGCCGTCGGTCTGGGCTGCAGCCTGGTCGCGCTGAGCGACATCGTCTACATCGCCGAAGACGCCTACCTCGCCGACCCCCACGTGCAGGTGGGGTTGGTCGCCGCCGACGGCGGCCCGCTGACCTGGCCGCTGCATATCAGCCTGTTGCTGGCCAAGGAGTATGCGCTGACCGGCACTCGCATCAAAGCGCAGCGCGCCGTCGACCTCGGGCTGGCCAACCATGTGGCCGCGGACCCGGTCGCAGAGGCAATCGCTTGCGCCAAAAAGATTTTGGAGTTGCCGCAACAGGCGGTCGAGAGCACCAAGCGAGTGCTCAACATTCACCTGGAGCGGGCGGTGCTGGCCAGCCTGGACTATGCCCTGTCGGCCGAAAGCCAGTCATTCCTGACCGAGGACTTCCGGGCCAACGTCGCCAAATTCAACGCCGCGAAAAACTGAGCCGCACCTCGCGACTCAGTTCTTCGACGGGATGTGACTAGCTCTTGGCCGCGGCCTTCTCGCGGGCCTCGGCCGTCTTCTCGGCGACACGCGCCGCCTCGGCCTGCGCTTCCTTCTTGGCCACGTCGCGCTGCGCCTTGGCCTTGTCCTGCTGGGCGCGGCCTTCCTTGCGGAGACCTTCGTGGCTGATCAGGATGCCGACGATTTCCTTGGTCTTTCCGATGGCGTCTTCGATGACACCCTTGATGCCTTCCACGAGTCCATTGTCGCGGTCACTCATAATGGCGCCCCCTTCGTGAGACGTTGATGGTCTAGGGACTCGTACCCGAAGAGGCCGGTGCGGCAACGTTTTAATCAGCGCGTCTGGTGTGGCGTCGGTCACCCCACCCGCTCACCAGCACCGCAGCTCCGGCGCCACCGGTCGCGACGACGGGCGCTCGGCGTGTCGGGCAAGCGTGTCGTGGCAGGCCCTCGTCGACGAGCGCCGAATGTCGGGCAACTAATCCTTCGCCAGGAATGCGTGCAGCTTCTCCACCGCGTGATCGATGGTGAAGCTGGCCGGCGGGTGCCGGGGTGGGAATTCTTTGAATGTCTCGAGGAACGTCATCGGAGAAGTAGAAGAACCCACGCCGCGGACTGGTCTCGACTTCGCCGGTGAGGTACGGCAGCAGGTTGAAACCGTCGATGTGCACCGTGAACGTCTTGTCCTCGCCTTGCAGGCGGAGCGTATGACCGTTCCTGAGCTTGGCACTGACATCCGGCTCGCCAGCGGCCGCCACTAGCGTGGGCAGCCAATCATGGTGCTGGACAATCCCATTGGAGACCACGCCAGCGGGGATCCCCCATCAGTCCGTCGCTGTAACAGCTCAGGTTGGTGATCCCGATGTCGTCACCCCAGATGACCAGAATGTTCGGCTTCTCGTTCGGCATGTCCGTACCCCGTTCCGCGCAGCTGACGACCGATTCCGCTCACCACTGACGCTAGCCATCCGAACCAGCGGGCGGCAGGGGTTGGGCCGGGCTTTCTGCCTGAAATCCGGATGATTCAGTCGCCGTCGTGGTGCCGCAAGAAATCGCGCATCACCTCGTCGAACCGCTCCGGTTCCTCGATGAACGGCATGTGAGAACTCGACTCGAACAACTCGAACCGCGAGTCCTTGATCCGCTGATGTATTTCCCGCATGTGCTCGGGGTCGCATTCGTCGTACCTGCCGGCAACGACGAGGGTCGGCAGGGCGATCTCGGTCAACCGGTCGAATACGTCCCAGCTGCTGATGTTGCCGACGATGCGAAAATCGCTGGGGCCGAACATCGTTTCGAAGATCTCGGCTCCCATGCGGATGAACGCTTCCTGAAGGTCGGGTGGCCACGGGTGGACGCGGCAGAGATACGTCTCGTTCCAGGTACGGATCGCGTCCTGGTATTCGGGCGAGTGCGTCGTGCCGGCGGCTTCGTGGCGATCGATGGCGGCTTGAGTGGCGGGGTCCAAATCGCGCTTGAGCCGGGCCACCATGTCCGAAAACGCGGGGATGGACGCGATGCTGTTCGAGATCGTCAGGCTGACCGCGGTCGACGAGATGTCAAGCACGTACTGCTGCGCCAGCATTCCGCCCCACGAATTACCGAACATATGGAAGCGTTGCAGGCCGAGTGCACCGATGACGGCGTCCATCTCGGCGACCGAGCGTTCCACCGTCCAAAGTTTCGTGTCCGAGGGGCATTCGGAATTTCCGCAGCCGAGCTGATCCCAGAAAATGACCTCGCGTTCATCCGCCAGGCGTTGCAGCGAAAGCAAATAGTTGTGCGGTACACCCGGCCCGCCGTGAATGGCGAGCAGCGGAAGACCCGGCCCGCCGCCGACGCGCTTGAACCACACATTTCCGCCCGGAACCGCGATGGTCCCCTCCGACTGAGTCATCGCTCGCGATGCTAGTAGTCGGCCCGGGCGACCGCCCTCCTTGCAACTCCCACTCTCGGCCTGAGAGAATAAGATTCTCATGAATGTGCGGGTGGCTCTCGGAGTCCCGCATTGTGCTGGCTGAACTGGAGAAACCCGTGCCTGAAGCTGTCATCGTGTCCGCCCTACGCACCCCGATCGGGACCGCCCGGAAGGGAACGCTGCGCGACACCACCGCGTTCGAGCTCGCACACCACGTCGTTTCGGAGGCGGCCACGGACCTGGATCCGGCGCAGGTCGACGACGTGATCCTGGGCGAGGGGCTCTATGGCGGCGGCGTCGTCGCCCGCCATGCGGCCCTCACGGCGGGGCTGTCCCATGTGCCCGGCCTGGCCAACAATCGGCATTGCGCGGCCGGGCAGGCGGCGGTGCAGAGCGCGGCGGCAAGCGTGCGCGCCGGGATGGACGAGCTGATCATCGCCGGCGGTGTGAACGCGGCGTCGACCTCGCCGCGCTCCCGGATCCAGGTGGACGGCGAGTGGGTCGACTGGTTTCCGCCGACGCACCCGGACCGACCCGACGCGCCGAACATGGACATGTCGATCACCGTGGGCTGGAACGCCGCGGTCAAAGCGGGCGTGAGCCGCGAGGAGATGGACGCCTGGGCGCTGCGGTCGCATCGCAACGCGATCGCGGCGATCGACGAAGGCCGCTTCAAGGAGGAGGTCGTTCCGATCGAGACGCCGCACGGGCTGTTCTCGGTCGACGAGCACCCGAGGCGCGACACCACG encodes:
- a CDS encoding acyl-CoA dehydrogenase family protein, coding for MDFRDSPEEAAFRERLRTWLSAHAKEFSGSGDEYWERMADWHRALYENGFFGLSWPSDWGGQDLAPVYDVIVDEELVRAGAPPRPSVGYLVYGIGAHGGDELRKRFLPGIINGTERWCQGFSEPGAGSDLASLTTSATRDGDNYVVHGHKIWTSYSDVADWCLLLARTDPEAKRHRGLSAFVIAMKQPGVQQRPLQMMNGVTNEFGQVFFDGATVPADRMVGAPGDGWAVAMTVVGHEREPSTLGYAARYGKLVRQLLARNEGEVSEELAWAAVQSDMLTHHVRRRLSEQLDGVSHGSEGSLDKLLMTWVEQSVGHAALAVAGTRDPDLLSAYLYSRAQSVMGGTSQIQKNIIASRILGLGV
- a CDS encoding enoyl-CoA hydratase/isomerase family protein, producing the protein MYDMPAEIDVRADGALRIITLNRPDSLNSVNDDLHSGLARIWQRLTDDPTARAAVITGAGRAFSAGGDFGYLEELSNDADLRAKTIRDGREIVLGMARCRIPLVAAVNGPAVGLGCSLVALSDIVYIAEDAYLADPHVQVGLVAADGGPLTWPLHISLLLAKEYALTGTRIKAQRAVDLGLANHVAADPVAEAIACAKKILELPQQAVESTKRVLNIHLERAVLASLDYALSAESQSFLTEDFRANVAKFNAAKN
- a CDS encoding CsbD family protein, with product MSDRDNGLVEGIKGVIEDAIGKTKEIVGILISHEGLRKEGRAQQDKAKAQRDVAKKEAQAEAARVAEKTAEAREKAAAKS
- a CDS encoding proline iminopeptidase-family hydrolase, which encodes MTQSEGTIAVPGGNVWFKRVGGGPGLPLLAIHGGPGVPHNYLLSLQRLADEREVIFWDQLGCGNSECPSDTKLWTVERSVAEMDAVIGALGLQRFHMFGNSWGGMLAQQYVLDISSTAVSLTISNSIASIPAFSDMVARLKRDLDPATQAAIDRHEAAGTTHSPEYQDAIRTWNETYLCRVHPWPPDLQEAFIRMGAEIFETMFGPSDFRIVGNISSWDVFDRLTEIALPTLVVAGRYDECDPEHMREIHQRIKDSRFELFESSSHMPFIEEPERFDEVMRDFLRHHDGD
- a CDS encoding thiolase family protein — encoded protein: MPEAVIVSALRTPIGTARKGTLRDTTAFELAHHVVSEAATDLDPAQVDDVILGEGLYGGGVVARHAALTAGLSHVPGLANNRHCAAGQAAVQSAAASVRAGMDELIIAGGVNAASTSPRSRIQVDGEWVDWFPPTHPDRPDAPNMDMSITVGWNAAVKAGVSREEMDAWALRSHRNAIAAIDEGRFKEEVVPIETPHGLFSVDEHPRRDTTMEKLAALNPLHPEIEGFSITAGNACGANDGAAALVIASDRLGLPALATVRSWASVGVDPAITGLAPVDAIPKALARGGLSISDVDLFEINEAFAAMCVATIKMLELDPDKVNVSGSGCGLGHPVAATGARMLVTLVHELRRRGGGIGVAAMCAGGGMGSATVIEVPAP